A single genomic interval of Camelina sativa cultivar DH55 chromosome 11, Cs, whole genome shotgun sequence harbors:
- the LOC104722641 gene encoding dirigent protein 6 produces MASLIEKQLFKSLFSFFLLVLLFSDTVLGSRKTLDQKKPCKHFSFYFHDILYDGDNVANATSAAIVSPPGLGNFKFGKFVIFDDPITMDKNYLSEPVARAQGFYFYDMKMDFNAWFCYTLVFNSTQHKGTLNIMGADLMMEPTRDLSVVGGTGDFFMARGIATFVTDIFQGAKYFRVKMDIKLYECY; encoded by the coding sequence ATGGCATCTCTAATAGAGAAACAACTCTTCAAATCCCTCTTCTCATTCTTCTTATTGGTTTTACTTTTCTCCGATACTGTCTTAGGATCACGAAAAACACTCGATCAGAAAAAACCATGCAAACACTTCTCCTTCTACTTCCATGACATCCTCTACGATGGCGACAATGTAGCAAACGCAACCTCCGCCGCCATCGTGAGCCCTCCGGGACTAGGAAACTTCAAGTTCGGTAAGTTTGTGATTTTCGACGACCCCATAACAATGGACAAAAACTATCTCTCGGAACCCGTAGCTCGTGCACAAGGATTCTATTTCTATGACATGAAGATGGACTTCAATGCGTGGTTTTGTTACACGTTGGTGTTTAACTCAACCCAACACAAAGGTACATTGAACATAATGGGTGCGGATTTGATGATGGAGCCGACAAGAGATCTATCCGTCGTTGGAGGGACCGGCGACTTCTTCATGGCTCGTGGGATCGCTACCTTCGTGACAGATATATTTCAAGGTGCTAAGTATTTCCGAGTTAAGATGGATATTAAACTCTACGAATGTTACTAA
- the LOC104722642 gene encoding MLP-like protein 328, whose protein sequence is MATSGTYVTEVPLKGSAEKHYKRWKNENHVFPDAIGHHIQNVTVHEGEHDSHGSIRSWNYTWDGKEEMFKEKREIDDETKTLTLRGLDGHVMEQLKVYDVIYQFIQKSDDTCVGKITLIWEKRYDDSPEPSNYMKFVKSLVADMDDHVIKT, encoded by the exons atGGCAACCTCGGGAACATACGTAACGGAGGTTCCGTTGAAAGGATCGGCGGAGAAACACTACAAGAGGTGGAAGAACGAGAATCATGTCTTCCCTGACGCCATCGGCCACCACATCCAAAACGTCACCGTTCACGAAGGCGAACATGACTCCCACGGCTCTATCAGGAGTTGGAACTACACTTGGG ATGGAAAGGAGGAGATGTtcaaggagaagagagagatagatgaCGAGACTAAAACGTTAACGTTAAGAGGACTGGACGGTCACGTGATGGAGCAGCTCAAAGTGTATGACGTCATCTaccaatttattcaaaaatctGATGATACCTGCGTCGGCAAGATCACTTTAATATGGGAGAAGCGCTACGATGACTCTCCAGAACCAAGCAACTACATGAAATTCGTCAAGAGCTTggttgctgacatggatgacCACGTGATCAAAACTTAA
- the LOC104727793 gene encoding MLP-like protein 328: MATSGTYVTEVPLKGSAEKHYKRWKNENHVFPDAIGHHIQNVTVHEGEHDSHGSIRSWNYTWVCETRVLVVYICQMFKEEMFKEKREIDDETKTLTLRGLDGHVMEQLKVYDVIYQFIQKSDDTCVGKITLIWEKRNDDSPEPSGYMKFVKSLVADMDNHVINT, encoded by the exons ATGGCAACTTCGGGAACATACGTAACGGAGGTTCCATTGAAAGGATCGGCTGAGAAACACTACAAGAGGTGGAAGAACGAGAACCATGTCTTCCCTGACGCCATCGGCCACCACATCCAAAACGTCACCGTTCACGAAGGTGAACATGACTCCCACGGCTCTATCAGGAGTTGGAACTACACTTGGG TGtgtgaaactagggttttggtAGTCTATATTTGCCAA aTGTTCAAGGAGGAGATGTTcaaggagaaaagagagataGATGACGAGACTAAAACGTTAACGTTAAGAGGACTGGACGGTCACGTGATGGAGCAGCTCAAAGTGTATGACGTCATCTaccaatttattcaaaaatctGACGATACCTGCGTCGGCAAGATCACTTTAATATGGGAGAAGCGCAACGATGACTCTCCAGAACCAAGCGGCTACATGAAATTTGTCAAGAGCTTGGTTGCTGACATGGATAACCACGTAATCAATACTTAA